The following proteins come from a genomic window of Canis lupus dingo isolate Sandy chromosome 20, ASM325472v2, whole genome shotgun sequence:
- the NBEAL2 gene encoding neurobeachin-like protein 2 isoform X9: MLVCEDRPVLQATFLSNNCFEHLTRLIQNSKVLDQDTDAIAVHVVRVLTCIMSGSPSAKEVFKERIGFPHLHEVLQSHGPPTHRLLQELLNMAVEGDHSICPPPPILNEQPVLMLMQWLPALPTAELRLFLAQRLRWLCDSCPASRATCVQAGLVGHLLETLGAGAALGAHCQEQLLALLQALGRVSLRPLELRCLLRPPAGLDSGPAGAEAGNARHAGAVIRALSGMARHQGGARALHYFDLTPGMAGIMVPPVQRWPGPGFTFHAWLCLHPVAAAPGPAPSRPPQRKQLYSFFTSSGSGFEAFFTAAGTLVVAVCTRKEYLTMSLPEVSFADSAWHCVAIVHVPGRRPFSQNLVHVYKDGQLVQTAPLRCPSLSEPFSSCCIGSAGHRTTTTTTGPPTPPVPAALAHAHPSFSRSQSVPATAGLGWGSGLVAPLQEGTISSTLAGTQDTRWGSPTSLEGELGTIVIFHEVLPPAALRALFTLGPNEVAPFKPESELHELSTKLLLHYSPQACRNNICLDLSPGHGLDGRLTGHRVETWDVKDVVTCVGGMAALLPLLERVASQPQEAEAGPAETHDLVGPELTSGHNTQGLLLPLGKSSVEVRMERNAVAAFLLMLRNFLQGHAVNQESLVQCQGPAIIGALLRKVPSWAMDMNVLMSAQLLMEQVAAEGSGPLLYLLYQHLLFNFHLWSPSDFAVRLGHIQYMSSIVREHRQKLRKKYGVQFILDALRTHYSPQREHPLAADDVHTVQTSLLGLVRELLVRSSATDDMQVVLSFLVAAGDDGQVVGALDLLLALLQGSPAQESLAIFLLEQGNLEVLLALLVQPRSLPLLPDRVCKILRKLQQNERLPERSRQRLRLREYSLQGLIACLPEGAASPQLCQGLYKLFLGADCVNLSDLLAVVQLSLQADLSVRLDVCRQLFHLIYGQPDIVRLLARQAGWQDVLTRLYVLEATTVASPLPFSPEPALCKPPTESPETSDVFLPSETPSPDPDTFYHALSPFCIPFDLGLERASVGSCNTAGGGGGSGSGTLTPASQPGTPSPLDGPRPFPVAHGRHSSSLSNVLEDGSLPEPTTSGDDASNASNPQQTSEEELCNLLTNVLFSVTWRGVEGSDEAAWRERGQVFSVLTQLGASATLVRPPDCIKRSLLEMMLESALTDIKEAPVGVLASLTQQALWLLRLLQDFLCAEGHGNQELWSEKLFEGVCSLLDRLGAWPHLANGTADLREMAQIGLRLVLGYILLEDPQLHAQAYVKLHSLLQTTVPMRREEACYVLSKLEAALARALNTSPSKTTTQDKESPSAAAAATERCSWLVPLVRTLLDRAYGPLGLQWGLPSLPPTNGSPTFFEDFQAFCATPEWRHFIDKQVQPTMSQFEMDTYAKSHDLMSGFWNACYDTLMSSGQRRQRERTQGRRAFQELVLEPAQRRVRLEGLRYGAAVKQQAAQQSTALLHWGALWRQLSSPCGAWALRDPPVPRWKLSSAETYSRMRLKLVPNHHFNPHLEASALRDNLGEGPLTPTEEASLPLAVTKEAKVSTLPEELQEDQLSEEELAALEKAMQAVELDEQHEKLVLSAECQLVTVVAVIPGLLEITTQHVYFYDGSAERVETEEGIGHDFRRPLTQLREVHLRRFNLRRSALELFFIDQANYFLNFPCKVGGAIASSPCQAPRPQPYPIPPHTQVRNQMYSLLLRLRPPAQGYLSSRSPQEMLRASGLTQKWVQREISNFEYLMQLNTIAGRTYNDLSQYPVFPWVLQDYVSPTLDLSNPAVFRDLSKPIGVVNPKHAQLVREKYESFEDPAGTIDKFHYGTHYSNAAGVMHYLIRVEPFTSLHVQLQSGRFDCSDRQFHSVAAAWQARLESPADVKELIPEFFYFPDFLENQNGFDLGCLQLTNEKVGDVVLPPWASSPEDFIQQHRQALESEYVSAHLHEWIDLIFGYKQRGPAAEEALNVFYYCTYEGAVDLDHVVDERERKALEGIISNFGQTPCQLLKEPHPARLSAEEAAQRLARLDTNSPSIFQHLDQLKAFFAEVISEGVPLVLAVVPHRQSHSFTIQGSSDLLVTVSASGLLGIHNWLPYDRNINNYFSFNKDPTIGNPKMQRLLSGPWVPESGVSGQALAVAPDAKLLFSGGHWDGSLRVTALPRGKLLKQLNRHLDVVTCLALDTCGIYLISGSRDTTCMVWRLLQEGGLSVGLASKPVQVLYGHEAAVSCVAINTELDMAVSGSEDGTVIIHTVRRGQFVAALRPPGATLPGPVFHLALGSEGHIVVQSSARERVGAQVTYSLHLYSVNGKLRASLPLVEQPTALAVTEDFVLLGTAQCALHILHLNKLLPAAPPLPMKVPIRSVAVTKERSHVLVGLEDGKLIVVGAGQPSEARSSQFARKLWRSSRRISQVSSGETEYNPGEAR, translated from the exons ATGCTGGTATGTGAGGACCGGCCGGTGCTACAGGCCACCTTCCTCAGCAACAATTGCTTCGAACACCTGACTCGCCTCATCCAGAACAGCAAG GTATTGGACCAGGACACAGATGCCATTGCAGTGCATGTGGTCAGGGTCCTGACCTGCATCATGAGCGGCTCCCCCTCAGCCAAG GAGGTGTTTAAAGAGCGCATCGGCTTCCCTCACCTGCACGAGGTTCTGCAGAGCCACGGTCCCCCCACGCACCGGCTGCTACAGGAGCTACTCAACATG GCTGTGGAGGGCGACCACAGCATATGTCCGCCGCCACCAATCCTCAACGAGCAGCCGGTACTGATGCTGATGCAGTGGCTGCCGGCGCTGCCCACGGCGGAGCTGCGGCTCTTCCTCGCACAACGCCTTCGGTGGCTCTGTGACAGCTGCCCTGCCAGCAGGGCCACGTGCGTGCAGGCAGGCCTGGTGGGCCACCTGCTGGAGACACTCGGCGCGGGGGCAGCCTTGGGGGCCCACTGCCAGGAGCAGCTGTTGGCATTGCTGCAAGCGCTGGGCCGCGTGTCTCTAAGGCCCCTGGAGCTGCGCTGCCTGCTACGCCCCCCCGCAGGACTGGACTCCGGGCCGGCTGGGGCCGAGGCCGGGAACGCCAGACACGCCGGTGCCGTCATCCGCGCGTTATCGGGCATGGCCCGGCACCAGGGCGGCGCGCGCGCCCTACACTACTTCGACCTGACGCCCGGCATGGCGGGTATCATGGTGCCGCCCGTGCAGCGATGGCCGGGACCCGGCTTCACCTTCCACGCCTGGCTCTGTCTGCACCCCGTGGCCGCGGCCCCTGGCCCGGCCCCCTCCCGGCCACCCCAGCGAAAGCAGCTGTACAG CTTCTTCACCAGCAGCGGCTCGGGGTTTGAGGCCTTCTTCACAGCAGCCGGCACGCTCGTGGTGGCCGTGTGTACCCGGAAGGAGTACTTGACCATGAGCCTGCCTGAGGTGTCCTTTGCCGACTCTGCCTGG CACTGTGTGGCCATCGTCCATGTGCCTGGGCGCCGGCCCTTCAGCCAAAACCTGGTCCACGTCTACAAAGATGGCCAGCTGGTCCAGACGGCGCCCCTTCGCTGCCCCTCTCTCAGTGAG CCTTTCTCCTCCTGCTGCATCGGCTCCGCTGGGCACCGCACAACGACCACCACCACGGGGCCACCCACGCCACCGGTCCCTGCTGCCCTGGCTCACGCGCATCCCTCCTTTTCCCGCTCCCAGTCAGTCCCAGCCACCGCAGGGCTTGGCTGGGGGTCTGGACTGGTGGCCCCCCTGCAGGAGGGCACCATCAGCTCCACCCTTGCAGGCACACAGGACACTCGGTGGGGCAGCCCCACATCCCTGGAGGGGGAGCTAGGGACCATAGTCATCTTCCATGAAGTGCTGCCGCCAGCGGCCCTGCGGGCCCTGTTCACCTTGG ggccCAATGAGGTGGCACCCTTCAAGCCCGAGAGTGAGCTGCATGAGCTTAGCACCAAGCTGCTCCTCCATTACTCACCTCAG gcctgtAGGAATAACATCTGCCTGGACCTGTCCCCTGGCCATGGGCTGGATGGCCGCCTGACGGGCCACAGGGTGGAGACCTGGGACgtgaag GACGTGGTGACTTGTGTGGGAGGCATGGCTGCCCTGTTGCCCCTGCTGGAGCGAGTGGCCTCACAGCCCCAAGAGGCCGAGGCAGGTCCAGCCGAGACACATGACCTTGTGGGGCCTGAACTGACCTCTGGCCACAATacccagggcctgcttctcccactgggCAAGTCCTCAG TAGAGGTGCGCATGGAGAGGAATGCCGTGGCTGCCTTTCTGCTGATGCTGCGGAACTTCCTGCAGGGCCATGCTGTGAACCAGGAGAGCCTGGTGCAGTGCCAGGGGCCTGCCATCATTGGGGCCCTCCTGCGTAAG GTTCCCAGCTGGGCCATGGACATGAACGTGCTCATGTCTGCCCAGCTGCTGATGGAGCAGGTGGCAGCAGAGGGCAGTGGGCCCCTCCTGTACCTGCTCTACCAGCATTTGCTCTTCAACTTCCACCTCTGGAGCCCCAGTGACTTTGCCGTGCGCCTTG GCCACATCCAGTACATGTCTAGCATAGTCCGGGAACACAGACAGAAGCTGCGGAAGAAGTATGGGGTTCAGTTCATCCTGGATGCGCTGCGCACCCACTACAG CCCACAGCGGGAGCACCCCCTAGCGGCTGACGATGTGCACACCGTGCAGACCTCACTCCTTGGCCTGGTGCGGGAGTTGCTGGTTCGGAGCTCTGCCACTGATGACATGCAGGTTGTGCTTAGCTTTCTGGTGGCTGCAGGTGATGATGGCCAG GTGGTGGGTGCTCTGGACCTGCTACTGGCACTGCTGCAGGGCTCACCAGCACAGGAGTCTCTGGCCATCTTCCTGTTGGAGCAAGGGAACCTGGAGGTCTTGCTGGCTCTGCTAGTGCAGCCGAGGTCACTGCCCCTGCTGCCCGACCGAGTCTGCAAG atccTGCGCAAACTGCAGCAGAATGAGCGCTTACCTGAGCGGAGCCGTCAGCGGCTTCGGCTGCGAGAATACAGTCTCCAGGGTCTCATTGCCTGCCTGCCAGAGGGGGCTGCCTCCCCCCAGCTCTGCCAGGGCCTCTACAAGCTGTTCCTGGGGGCAG ATTGCGTGAACCTCTCTGATCTCTTGGCCGTGGTGCAGCTATCCCTCCAAGCCGACCTCAGCGTCCGCCTGGACGTTTGTCGCCAG CTCTTCCACCTCATCTATGGACAGCCAGACATAGTGCGGCTGCTGGCCCGACAGGCTGGCTGGCAGGATGTGCTGACCCGGCTGTACGTCCTGGAGGCCACCACAGTTGCCAgtcccctgcccttctccccagaGCCAGCCCTATGCAAGCCACCCACCGAGTCACCTGAGACTTCGGATGTCTTCTTGCCCTCAGAGacccccagccctgaccctgaCACCTTTTATCATGCTCTCTCCCCATTTTGTATACCCTTTGACCTGGGCCTGGAACGGGCCAGCGTGGGTTCATGCAACACTGCCGGCGGGGGTGGTGGCAGCGGCAGTGGGACTCTtactccagccagccagcctggcACACCGTCCCCGCTGGACGGGCCCCGGCCCTTCCCTGTTGCCCACGGCCGCCATAGCTCCAGTCTCTCCAATGTGCTGGAGGATGGCAGCCTCCCGGAGCCCACCACCAGTGGGGATGATGCCTCAAATGCCAGCAACCCTCAG CAAACCTCTGAGGAGGAGTTGTGCAACCTGCTCACCAACGTGCTGTTCTCGGTGACATGGCGTGGTGTGGAAGGCAGTGATGAGGCCGCCTGGCGGGAGCGCGGCCAGGTGTTCTCGGTGCTCACCCAGCTGGGGGCCTCTGCTACGCTTGTGCGGCCACCGGACTGCATCAAGCGCAG cctcctggagATGATGCTTGAATCAGCCCTGACCGACATCAAAGAGGCCCCCGTTGGAGTCCTGGCCAGCCTTACCCAGCAGGCGCTTTGGCTGCTGCGCCTGCTGCAGGACTTCCTGTGCGCAGAGGGCCACGGTAACCAGGAGCTGTGGAGTGAGAAG CTCTTTGAAGGAGTGTGCAGCCTGCTTGACCGCCTGGGagcctggcctcacctggccaaTGGCACAGCGGATCTCCGAGAGATGGCACAGATTGGCCTGCGCCTAGTGCTTGGCTACATCCTGCTGGAGGACCCACAG CTGCACGCCCAGGCCTATGTGAAGCTGCACTCACTGCTGCAGACCACAGTGCCCATGCGGCGGGAAGAGGCCTGCTATGTGCTGTCTAAGCTGGAAGCGGCCCTGGCGCGGGCGCTGAACACCTCCCCCTCAAAAACGACCACCCAGGACAAGGAGTCCCCAAGtgcagctgctgctgccactgAACGCTGCTCGTGGCTGGTACCTCTGGTGCGGACGCTGCTGGACCGTGCCTATGGGCCGCTGGGGCTCCAGTGGGGACTGCCTTCCCTGCCACCCACCAACGGTAGCCCCACCTTCTTTGAGGACTTCCAGGCCTTTTGTGCCACACCTGAATGGCGCCACTTCATCGATAAGCAG GTACAACCCACCATGTCGCAGTTCGAGATGGACACGTACGCGAAGAGCCACGACCTCATGTCGGGCTTCTGGAACGCCTGCTACGACACGCTCATGAGTAGTGGACAGCGGCGCCAGCGGGAGCGGACACAGGGCCGCCGGGCCTTCCAG gagctgGTGCTGGAACCCGCGCAGAGGCGGGTGCGCCTGGAAGGGCTGCGCTACGGGGCCGCGGTGAAGCAGCAGGCAGCGCAGCAGTCCACCGCCCTGCTGCACTGGGGGGCGCTGTGGCGGCAGCTCTCCAGCCCCTGTGGGGCCTGGGCCCTGAg GGACCCACCTGTTCCGCGCTGGAAGCTGTCCAGCGCCGAGACGTACTCGCGCATGCGTCTGAAGCTAGTGCCCAACCACCACTTCAACCCGCACCTGGAAGCCAGCGCTCTGCGGGACAACCTGG GTGAGGGCCCCCTGACACCTACAGAGGAGGCCTCGCTGCCTCTAGCGGTGACCAAGGAGGCCAAAGTCAGCACTCTACCCGAGGAGCTGCAGGAAGACCAGCTGAGCGAGGAAGAGCTGGCTGCGCTAGAGAAAGC GATGCAGGCAGTGGAACTGGATGAGCAACATGAGAAGCTGGTGCTTTCAGCCGAGTGTCAGCTGGTCACGGTGGTGGCTGTGATCCCAGGGCTGCTGGAGATCACCACACAGCACGTGTACTTCTATGATGGCAGCGCCGAGCGTGTGGAAACGGAGGAGG GCATCGGCCACGACTTCCGGCGCCCGCTCACGCAGCTGCGAGAGGTCCACCTGCGCCGCTTCAACCTGCGCCGCTCAGCACTCGAGCTCTTCTTCATTGATCAAGCCAACTACTTCCTCAACTTCCCGTGCAAGGTGGGCGGGGCCATAGCCTCGTCTCCttgccaggcccccaggccccaaccctaccccatcccaccccacaccCAGGTACGGAACCAGATGTATTCGTTGCTCCTGCGCCTACGACCCCCGGCCCAAGGCTACCTAAGCAGCCGCTCCCCCCAGGAGATGCTGCGTGCCTCCGGCCTCACCCAG aaATGGGTACAGCGTGAGATTTCCAACTTCGAGTACTTGATGCAACTCAACACCATTGCGGGGCGGACCTACAATGACCTGTCTCAGTACCCTGTG TTCCCCTGGGTCCTGCAGGACTACGTGTCCCCAACTTTGGACCTCAGCAACCCGGCCGTCTTCCGCGACCTGTCCAAGCCCATCGGTGTGGTGAATCCCAAGCACGCCCAACTCGTGAGGGAGAA GTACGAGAGCTTCGAGGACCCAGCGGGCACCATTGACAAGTTCCACTATGGCACCCACTATTCCAACGCCGCAGGCGTGATGCACTACCTCATCCGCGTGGAACCCTTCACCTCCCTGCATGTCCAGCTGCAGAGTGGCCG CTTTGACTGCTCCGACCGACAGTTCCACTCAGTGGCAGCAGCCTGGCAGGCCCGCCTGGAGAGCCCTGCTGATGTGAAGGAGCTCATCCCAGAGTTCTTCTACTTCCCCGACTTCCTGGAAAACCAGAACG GCTTCGACTTGGGCTGCCTCCAGCTGACCAACGAGAAGGTGGGCGACGTGGTGCTGCCTCCGTGGGCCAGCTCTCCTGAGGACTTCATCCAGCAGCACCGCCAGGCTCTG gagtcAGAGTATGTGTCTGCCCACCTGCATGAGTGGATTGACCTCATCTTTGGCTACAAGCAGCGGGGCCCAGCTGCGGAAGAAGCCCTCAACGTCTTCTATTACTGCACCTATGAGG GGGCCGTGGACCTGGACCACGTGGTGGATGAGCGGGAACGGAAGGCTCTGGAGGGCATCATCAGTAATTTCGGGCAGACTCCCTGTCAGCTGCTAAAG GAGCCACATCCAGCTCGGCTGTCAGCCGAGGAAGCAGCCCAACGCCTTGCACGTCTGGACACTAACTCGCCTAGCATCTTCCAACACCTGGACCAGCTCAAGGCCTTCTTTGCAGAG GTCATCAGTGAAGGCGTGCCCCTGGTGCTGGCCGTGGTCCCCCACCGGCAGTCCCACTCTTTCACCATCCAGGGCTCCTCAGATCTGTTG GTGACTGTGAGTGCCAGTGGGCTGCTGGGCATCCACAACTGGTTGCCCTATGACCGTAACATAAACAACTACTTCAGCTTcaacaaagaccccaccataGGCAACCCCAA GATGCAACGACTGCTGAGTGGCCCGTGGGTGCCGGAAAGTGGCGTGAGTGGGCAAGCCCTGGCAGTGGCCCCCGACGCAAAGCTGCTGTTCAGTGGTGGCCACTGGGATGGCAGCCTGCGAGTGACTGCACTGCCCCGGGGCAAGCTGTTGAAGCAACTCAACCGTCACCTTG ACGTGGTGACCTGCCTTGCACTGGACACCTGTGGCATCTACCTCATCTCAGGCTCCCGGGACACCACGTGCATGGTGTGGCGGCTCCTGCAGGAG ggtggcCTCTCTGTGGGACTGGCGTCAAAGCCCGTGCAGGTCCTCTATGGGCATGAGGCTGCAGTAAGCTGTGTGGCCATCAACACTGAACTCGACATGGCTGTATCGGGATCtgag GATGGAACTGTGATCATCCACACTGTACGCCGTGGCCAGTTTGTGGCAGCACTACGGCCCCCGGGGGCCACATTACCCGGACCCGTGTTCCATCTGGCGCTGGGGTCTGAGGGCCACATTGTGGTACAGAGCTCGGCGCGGGAGCGTGTGGGGGCTCAG GTCACCTACTCCTTGCACCTGTACTCCGTGAATGGGAAGTTACGGGCTTCACTGCCCCTGGTAGAGCAGCCCACAGCCCTGGCGGTGACAGAGGACTTTGTTCTGCTGGGCACAGCCCAGTGTGCCCTGCACATCCTCCACCTGAACAA ACTGCTCCCGGCGGCGCCCCCCCTTCCCATGAAGGTGCCCATCCGCAGCGTGGCAGTGACCAAGGAGCGCAGCCACGTGCTCGTGGGCCTGGAGGACGGCAAGCTGATTGTCGTGGGCGCGGGGCAGCCCTCCGAG GCGCGCAGCAGCCAGTTCGCGCGGAAGCTGTGGCGGTCCTCCAGGCGCATCTCGCAGGTGTCCTCGGGGGAGACGGAGTACAACCCGGGAGAGGCGCGCTGA